One genomic region from Microcystis panniformis FACHB-1757 encodes:
- a CDS encoding HepT-like ribonuclease domain-containing protein: MLGEAARRIPETFQQKHTKIDWRGIIGLRNIISHQYDQVQPEIVWNIITVRLSPLLEQLQSLLPPLPQ; encoded by the coding sequence ATTTTAGGAGAAGCAGCCCGTAGAATTCCTGAGACTTTTCAACAAAAACACACCAAAATTGATTGGAGGGGAATTATTGGCCTCAGAAATATTATTAGCCATCAGTACGATCAGGTTCAACCAGAAATTGTCTGGAATATTATTACAGTAAGACTTTCTCCTTTGCTAGAACAATTGCAGTCTCTATTGCCACCATTGCCCCAATGA
- a CDS encoding formylglycine-generating enzyme family protein, with protein sequence MPTIIIQKTQKRLLIYREKLTDDLEIELVKIPSGTFTMGSSEQESGNTSEKPQHNVTLKNFLMGIYPITQAQWLYIAQREDLKVEQDLKPEPSEFKGSTNPVENVSWLDAVEFCQRLSKLSKRKYRLPTEAEWEYACRAQTKPLNLDKGETYPPYHFGEILTPDLANYNGNLQKTTPVGQFYANDFGLYDMHGNVWEWCQDDWRENYEEIKKSKKQQNQAYKALRGGSWGNYPNDCRSAIRIFNFRRDYRSNKYGFRVVCGAGRTL encoded by the coding sequence ATGCCTACAATAATCATCCAAAAGACCCAAAAACGTCTTTTAATCTATAGAGAAAAACTCACCGATGACCTAGAAATAGAATTAGTCAAAATACCATCGGGAACCTTTACAATGGGTTCTTCAGAACAAGAAAGTGGTAATACAAGTGAAAAGCCCCAACACAACGTTACCCTGAAAAACTTCTTGATGGGTATTTATCCCATTACCCAAGCTCAATGGTTATATATTGCCCAAAGGGAAGATTTAAAAGTAGAGCAAGATTTAAAACCAGAGCCATCGGAGTTTAAAGGCAGCACAAACCCCGTTGAAAATGTATCTTGGTTAGATGCCGTCGAATTTTGCCAAAGGCTATCTAAATTAAGTAAAAGAAAATATAGGCTCCCAACGGAAGCTGAGTGGGAGTACGCTTGTCGAGCGCAAACCAAACCCTTAAATCTCGACAAAGGAGAAACCTACCCCCCCTATCACTTTGGGGAAATTCTTACCCCAGATTTAGCCAACTATAATGGCAATCTCCAAAAAACCACCCCTGTTGGGCAATTCTACGCCAACGACTTTGGTTTATATGATATGCACGGAAATGTCTGGGAGTGGTGTCAAGATGATTGGCGCGAAAACTATGAGGAGATAAAAAAGAGCAAAAAACAGCAAAATCAGGCATATAAAGCTCTGCGGGGCGGTTCCTGGGGCAACTATCCTAATGACTGCCGTTCCGCGATTCGCATCTTCAACTTCCGCCGCGACTACCGCAGCAACAAATACGGTTTTCGGGTAGTCTGCGGTGCTGGGAGGACTTTGTAA
- a CDS encoding nucleotidyltransferase family protein translates to MSLFGSVLREDFRVDSDIDVLYKFAPNHGWDLFDIVQMKEELEEIFGRKVDLVNQEGLKNPYRRYEILKTHQLIYRHEQS, encoded by the coding sequence ATGTCTTTATTTGGTTCAGTATTAAGGGAAGACTTTCGAGTTGATAGTGATATTGATGTTCTTTATAAGTTTGCTCCCAATCATGGCTGGGATTTGTTTGATATTGTTCAGATGAAAGAAGAATTAGAGGAGATATTCGGACGCAAAGTTGACTTGGTTAATCAAGAGGGACTGAAAAACCCCTATCGTCGTTACGAAATTTTAAAAACTCATCAGCTAATTTATCGTCATGAACAGTCGTGA
- a CDS encoding type II toxin-antitoxin system HicB family antitoxin, whose translation MNSKQLSLRMNCKGYEAVVFFDDEAGIFHGEVANVRDVITFQGESVAELQQAFADSVEDYLAFCAERGEKPEKPFSDSFLSQPHPKLHQQI comes from the coding sequence GTGAACAGTAAACAATTATCGCTTAGAATGAATTGTAAAGGTTACGAAGCAGTAGTTTTTTTTGATGACGAGGCGGGTATCTTTCACGGTGAGGTGGCCAACGTCCGAGATGTTATCACTTTTCAGGGAGAGAGTGTAGCGGAATTGCAGCAAGCTTTTGCTGATTCAGTGGAAGATTACTTAGCTTTTTGTGCCGAGCGTGGGGAAAAGCCAGAAAAACCTTTTTCTGATAGTTTTCTGTCACAGCCACACCCGAAATTACACCAACAAATTTAG
- a CDS encoding formylglycine-generating enzyme family protein, producing the protein MTQTLPTPELIDKFITFVKGRGWDLDSYQIADSLWWYVLTQEEEGKPQTPTEPREEKEETPTAKNPPRESKNETQEPAAPSDEVPLIRETEAQKQPEKIGADTLPISIPDAKFWRETLKLGRAVRPLIQKIDSATQRQINLNSTVQKSAEYSIGKKDGSLALIPVYQAKKVRSLEVVLLIEEWASMVFWKEMAGEIRDWLEQIGAFRDVKLYRIGWDEDRQNLAIRTYSNDTCSIHPKDLIHPRGERLILFYSDCTSPDWYQGRYNQALQDWGKHQIVTLLSPFPEAMWERTALSRGWFVSLVNQTPRKPSQNWRFTSIPLLLQIEKEEENQHILRETIQKTYFPLPTISLTPSSLKAWALVVSGDSNATCAGVLLEKSPQNREIPATISPEMSRKQALELFASTASPLAWELLKKLAAAPVNLPIIRLIQSQLLSASNPLNIAEVILSGFLKVYLGGEPVKWDKGGKFNFHTPPNSLDFEFDDEDRELLLTELGNSRALEVIFVLSEYIAQKLNLSTTTFFGLILTNPQVLLGKEAANLVRAFAKVSAKVFQKLGEAKYQEISQKLQSMVDSPPPPPVEEKWLRKYKTVTIAKVKELTGGEEILFQLLKHRLKDFSVEDGELYQRLRLTPEQLKILASEEITAETIPVQFREVLDNTEEEIITQKFNLTLFKSETVFVDETGQITAKEPVRAFYFEENPPSLKMLYIPSGEFWMGTEAEEIARLVEKYNRDWFKGESPRHLVKIAPFYLSQTPITQAQWLYIAQRKDLKVERDLNPEPSYFKGSTNPVENVSWLDAVEFCQRLSKMTKKQYRLPSEAEWEYACRAGTTTPFHFGATLTSNLANYDARKRFAKEPAGEYRQQTTPVGQFPPNGFGLYDMHGNVWEWCQDDFWENYQGAPRDGSAWQEKSKKQQNQAKKALRGGSWYYDPYGCRSAYRFGSSRRVSNRSYGFRVVCGAGRTL; encoded by the coding sequence ATGACCCAAACCCTTCCCACACCAGAACTGATTGATAAATTTATCACCTTTGTCAAGGGCAGGGGATGGGACCTAGACAGTTACCAGATAGCTGATAGTTTATGGTGGTATGTTCTCACCCAAGAAGAGGAAGGAAAACCCCAAACCCCTACAGAGCCTAGGGAAGAAAAGGAAGAAACCCCGACCGCTAAAAACCCCCCCCGGGAGAGTAAAAACGAAACCCAAGAGCCAGCAGCCCCATCCGATGAAGTTCCCTTAATACGCGAGACAGAAGCACAAAAACAGCCTGAGAAGATAGGCGCAGATACCCTACCCATTAGCATCCCCGATGCCAAATTCTGGCGAGAAACCCTAAAATTAGGGCGAGCAGTGCGTCCCCTCATCCAAAAGATAGACTCAGCCACCCAAAGACAAATAAACCTAAACAGCACCGTACAGAAATCGGCCGAGTATAGCATCGGCAAGAAAGATGGCAGTTTAGCCCTAATACCCGTTTACCAAGCCAAAAAAGTCCGTTCCCTAGAGGTGGTTTTACTGATTGAAGAATGGGCCTCCATGGTCTTTTGGAAAGAAATGGCCGGGGAAATCCGCGATTGGCTAGAACAAATCGGGGCCTTTCGGGATGTCAAACTCTACCGCATCGGATGGGACGAAGACAGGCAAAATTTAGCCATCCGCACCTACTCTAACGATACTTGCTCAATTCACCCAAAAGATCTCATCCATCCTCGCGGCGAAAGACTTATCCTCTTCTACAGCGATTGTACTTCCCCAGACTGGTATCAAGGACGCTATAACCAAGCTCTTCAGGACTGGGGAAAACACCAAATCGTCACCCTGCTTTCTCCCTTCCCGGAAGCAATGTGGGAAAGAACCGCCCTTAGTCGAGGTTGGTTCGTCTCCCTAGTCAACCAAACCCCCCGGAAACCTTCACAAAACTGGAGATTTACCTCTATCCCCCTGCTGCTACAAATTGAGAAGGAAGAGGAAAATCAACATATTCTCAGAGAAACAATCCAAAAAACCTACTTTCCCCTACCCACCATCTCCCTAACCCCTTCATCCTTAAAAGCTTGGGCGCTCGTTGTCAGTGGTGACAGCAACGCCACCTGTGCGGGGGTACTACTAGAAAAATCCCCCCAAAACAGAGAAATACCCGCAACTATTTCTCCGGAGATGTCTAGGAAGCAAGCTCTAGAACTATTCGCTAGTACCGCCTCACCTCTAGCTTGGGAATTACTGAAAAAATTAGCCGCAGCCCCGGTAAATCTTCCCATCATCCGTCTTATCCAAAGCCAACTTTTAAGCGCCTCTAACCCCCTAAACATAGCAGAAGTCATCCTTAGCGGTTTTCTCAAAGTCTATCTAGGAGGGGAACCAGTGAAGTGGGACAAAGGAGGTAAATTTAACTTTCACACTCCCCCCAACAGCCTAGATTTTGAATTTGATGATGAGGACAGAGAGCTTCTGCTCACTGAACTAGGGAATAGCCGCGCCTTAGAGGTAATTTTTGTCCTCTCGGAATACATCGCCCAAAAACTTAACCTGAGTACCACCACCTTTTTTGGTCTTATTCTTACCAATCCCCAAGTTCTCCTCGGCAAAGAAGCAGCTAATCTAGTCCGCGCCTTTGCCAAGGTGTCTGCTAAGGTTTTCCAAAAGCTAGGGGAAGCAAAGTACCAAGAAATTAGCCAAAAGCTGCAATCTATGGTTGACTCACCTCCACCCCCACCGGTTGAGGAAAAGTGGCTGAGGAAATATAAAACCGTAACCATAGCTAAGGTAAAAGAGCTTACGGGAGGAGAGGAAATATTGTTTCAACTGCTCAAGCATAGACTTAAGGATTTCAGCGTAGAAGATGGGGAACTGTATCAGCGTCTTCGTTTAACCCCTGAGCAGCTTAAAATTTTGGCAAGCGAAGAAATAACCGCCGAGACAATCCCAGTCCAGTTTAGGGAAGTCTTGGATAACACAGAAGAAGAAATCATCACCCAGAAATTTAACCTAACCCTGTTCAAGTCTGAAACCGTCTTTGTGGATGAGACGGGACAAATTACCGCCAAAGAACCCGTGAGAGCCTTCTACTTTGAAGAAAATCCCCCCAGCTTAAAAATGCTCTATATTCCTTCGGGGGAGTTTTGGATGGGAACCGAAGCGGAGGAAATAGCGCGGCTAGTGGAAAAATACAATAGGGATTGGTTCAAAGGAGAATCCCCCAGACATTTAGTAAAAATCGCTCCGTTTTACCTAAGTCAAACTCCGATTACCCAAGCTCAATGGTTATATATTGCCCAAAGGAAAGATTTAAAAGTAGAGCGAGATTTAAACCCAGAGCCATCATATTTTAAAGGCAGCACAAACCCCGTTGAAAATGTATCTTGGTTAGATGCTGTAGAATTTTGCCAAAGGCTCTCTAAAATGACCAAGAAACAGTATCGGCTGCCCAGTGAGGCGGAATGGGAGTATGCTTGTCGTGCCGGAACCACCACCCCCTTCCACTTCGGAGCAACCCTCACCTCAAATTTAGCTAACTACGATGCTAGGAAACGCTTTGCTAAGGAACCAGCAGGAGAATATCGCCAGCAAACCACCCCAGTGGGGCAATTTCCCCCCAATGGTTTTGGTTTGTATGATATGCACGGCAATGTCTGGGAGTGGTGTCAGGATGACTTCTGGGAAAATTATCAAGGCGCACCTAGGGATGGTAGTGCTTGGCAAGAAAAGAGCAAAAAACAGCAAAATCAGGCAAAAAAAGCTCTGCGGGGCGGTTCTTGGTACTACGATCCGTATGGCTGCCGTTCCGCTTACCGCTTCGGCAGCAGCCGCCGCGTCAGCAACCGCAGCTACGGTTTTCGGGTGGTGTGCGGTGCTGGGAGGACTTTGTAG
- a CDS encoding VMAP-C domain-containing protein — protein sequence MTKEEFVDNVLELLREGKQNLTLSELELKGIKGCYERLKYSEILASANCNCTEGHLRREMSNFFGKITNAFNHVTGENREKIQKNQFVPLITEYINLKNKSQIINKMNEENNNKIKIFEKLNNELKIKRPMTAAIIKSYLSDDPKIQNSNLKELIEKIKDYEESFLFSLLHNVAYDQRLDDPLIQSIFEQTVNDLKMQTNISDLDYEQLTSTQLERIELPKEGLEAYLIIKVDSSKNIRYKNITTIENIEKHLIRAWFWRLNPNNIQNKDIKHIPLYDHNHTLTHIINDCRERSEEITSVEFFADEKLLSSDFESWEYKSEFKPNTKLKENYFVNSRLSARSCIDKTSDPYKKWIKKWEKLQNEAIIVEDIQDNDCKHHCRRQENLTLWINLCDCQQSHEEMLIEIASEGIPLALWSRRYNLSPTHREEINALVSNQPITELPKLIHKARNPPEKQESQSDYFGHHLSLLLEDPNRMPPFHYLTSQHLG from the coding sequence ATGACTAAGGAAGAGTTTGTGGATAATGTCCTAGAATTGTTGCGCGAGGGAAAACAGAACCTAACTCTAAGTGAATTAGAATTAAAAGGTATTAAAGGATGTTATGAAAGATTAAAGTATTCAGAAATTTTAGCTTCAGCTAATTGTAATTGCACTGAAGGACATTTGAGAAGAGAAATGTCAAATTTTTTTGGGAAAATCACCAACGCCTTTAATCATGTAACAGGAGAAAATAGAGAAAAAATACAGAAAAACCAATTCGTGCCACTGATTACAGAATATATTAACTTAAAAAATAAATCGCAAATTATTAATAAGATGAACGAAGAGAATAATAATAAGATTAAAATCTTTGAAAAGTTAAATAATGAATTAAAGATAAAAAGACCGATGACTGCTGCTATAATCAAATCCTATTTATCTGATGATCCTAAAATACAAAATAGTAACCTTAAGGAATTAATTGAGAAGATTAAAGATTATGAAGAAAGTTTTTTGTTTAGCTTACTACATAACGTAGCTTATGATCAACGCCTTGATGATCCATTAATTCAATCAATTTTTGAGCAAACGGTCAATGATTTAAAAATGCAGACAAATATTAGTGACCTTGATTATGAGCAATTAACAAGCACACAATTGGAGCGGATTGAATTACCGAAGGAAGGGTTAGAAGCCTATTTAATTATAAAGGTGGACAGTAGCAAAAACATTCGGTATAAGAATATTACGACTATTGAAAATATCGAAAAACATCTAATACGAGCTTGGTTTTGGCGATTAAATCCTAACAACATTCAAAACAAAGATATTAAGCATATACCCCTGTATGATCATAACCATACTTTAACCCATATTATTAATGACTGTCGAGAACGGAGTGAAGAAATAACGTCCGTTGAGTTCTTCGCCGATGAAAAGCTATTATCTAGTGATTTTGAATCTTGGGAGTATAAAAGTGAATTTAAACCAAATACTAAACTAAAAGAAAATTACTTTGTTAATAGTCGTCTTTCAGCAAGGTCTTGTATAGACAAAACTTCTGACCCATACAAAAAATGGATAAAAAAATGGGAGAAATTACAAAATGAAGCAATAATCGTAGAAGACATACAAGATAATGACTGTAAACATCACTGCCGCCGACAAGAAAATTTAACCCTATGGATTAATCTTTGTGATTGTCAACAAAGTCATGAAGAAATGCTTATAGAAATAGCATCAGAAGGCATACCTTTAGCCCTTTGGTCACGCCGTTATAATTTATCGCCAACTCACAGAGAGGAAATTAATGCCCTAGTTAGCAATCAACCCATCACCGAACTGCCAAAACTAATACATAAGGCAAGAAATCCACCTGAAAAACAGGAATCCCAATCTGACTATTTCGGGCATCATTTATCATTACTTCTAGAAGACCCTAATCGGATGCCCCCCTTCCACTACTTAACATCTCAGCACCTAGGTTAA
- a CDS encoding hemolysin XhlA family protein, translated as MSVSIEQDLKEILGSINQKLDNLQKDVMDIKIVQARLEEKVDSLEKDIEGVKEDTKELKGSQKAQIWTLIGILGTALIGTVIRYIILPFPQS; from the coding sequence ATGTCAGTTAGTATTGAACAAGACCTCAAGGAAATTTTAGGTTCAATTAATCAGAAGTTAGATAATCTGCAAAAAGATGTTATGGATATTAAAATAGTACAGGCGAGATTAGAGGAAAAAGTCGATAGTTTAGAAAAAGATATTGAAGGAGTAAAAGAAGATACAAAAGAATTAAAAGGCTCTCAGAAAGCCCAGATTTGGACGTTAATCGGCATCTTGGGAACAGCTTTAATAGGAACAGTTATTCGCTATATTATTCTCCCTTTTCCTCAATCATAA
- a CDS encoding UPF0175 family protein: MYQITLSLPDETALALHLTPEQLGQEISLLAAIKLYELGKLSSGTAANLAGIPRVVFLSKLADYGVDTFRLKEAELIEDLANA; encoded by the coding sequence ATGTACCAAATCACTCTTTCCCTACCCGATGAAACCGCTCTCGCTTTACATCTCACCCCAGAACAACTAGGACAGGAAATTTCTCTGCTTGCTGCCATTAAACTTTATGAATTGGGAAAACTTTCCTCTGGCACTGCTGCTAACTTAGCAGGTATTCCGCGAGTTGTTTTTCTCTCTAAACTTGCAGACTATGGAGTTGATACCTTCCGACTCAAGGAAGCAGAATTAATCGAGGATCTGGCTAATGCCTAA
- a CDS encoding AAA family ATPase, with protein sequence MSSWKIFQGNHEKGSRDKITWPEIPPWRSFATNKSEERGKQLIVNPKTIETVNAAIHLRRPILVTGKPGTGKTSLAYAIAYELDLGEVLVWPINTRTTLQEGLYYYDAIARLQDYQLEEKKDIGQYIRLGPLGTALCPRNYPRVLLIDEIDKSDIDLPNDLLNLFEEGRFEITELSRLAKDTENEPIPVQTHNGEWESIPQGKVSCQQFPIVIMTSNGERDFPLPFKRRCLLLEIPDPTPEELKKIVKSHFDYKEASPESKKIEAAIAEYVKKREKGELATDQLLNAVFLSMGENKPTGAELKSLTDLLFTYLTDTGNT encoded by the coding sequence ATGAGTTCATGGAAAATCTTTCAAGGCAATCATGAAAAAGGCTCAAGGGATAAGATTACTTGGCCAGAAATCCCACCCTGGCGAAGCTTCGCCACCAACAAATCCGAGGAGCGGGGAAAACAACTCATAGTTAACCCTAAAACCATCGAAACCGTAAACGCAGCCATTCACCTACGCCGGCCTATTTTAGTCACAGGGAAACCGGGTACAGGGAAAACCTCCCTAGCCTACGCAATCGCCTACGAATTAGACTTAGGAGAAGTATTAGTCTGGCCAATTAATACCCGCACCACCCTACAAGAGGGATTATACTACTACGACGCGATCGCACGTTTGCAAGATTACCAACTAGAAGAAAAAAAAGACATAGGGCAGTATATCCGCTTGGGTCCCTTGGGGACAGCCCTCTGTCCGAGAAATTATCCCCGGGTACTGCTTATCGATGAGATAGATAAAAGTGACATCGACCTACCCAACGACCTCTTAAACCTTTTTGAAGAGGGAAGATTTGAAATCACCGAACTTTCCCGACTCGCTAAAGATACCGAAAACGAACCAATACCAGTACAAACCCATAACGGTGAATGGGAATCCATCCCCCAAGGTAAGGTAAGCTGCCAACAGTTCCCCATAGTGATTATGACGAGCAACGGCGAGAGGGATTTTCCCCTACCCTTTAAACGTAGATGTCTGCTCTTAGAAATTCCCGACCCCACCCCAGAGGAACTAAAAAAGATAGTAAAAAGCCATTTTGATTATAAAGAAGCCAGTCCCGAAAGTAAAAAAATAGAAGCAGCGATCGCAGAATATGTTAAAAAACGAGAAAAAGGGGAACTAGCAACAGACCAGCTTTTAAACGCCGTCTTTTTGAGCATGGGCGAAAATAAACCCACAGGTGCAGAATTAAAGTCCCTTACCGACCTACTATTTACCTATCTCACCGACACAGGCAATACATGA